In Cyprinus carpio isolate SPL01 chromosome A1, ASM1834038v1, whole genome shotgun sequence, the following proteins share a genomic window:
- the LOC109083127 gene encoding protein ELFN1-like, with amino-acid sequence MAEAQMSILPGSSGQGGSMVTSALLCWAMALVFLSLTRVPVVQGDCWLIEGEKGFVWLAICSQNQPPYENIPSHINSTIVDLRLNENKIRSIHFSSLSRFGNLTYLNMTKNDISYIEDGAFSAQFNLQVLQIGFNKLRNLTEGMLRGLGRLQYLYLQANLIETVSANAFWECPAIENIDLSMNRIQQLDGATFRGLSKLTTCELYLNPFSCSCELLGFLRWLAAFPNRTSERMVCDTPAGFSGYNLLSQNPRMPRFRNAFHALSSVCDDDNVTPYLHGSSDGSTPSMLPDLSPCGLDDCSSGTFPVEPISISPTFLDPDARPVIKLKEVTHTSAIITIQIPNPFRKMYILVLYNNSFFTDIQNLKSQREDIELQNLKSHTNYTYCVASIRNSLRFNHTCLTISTGPRTLQKHVPNDSTTTHYIMTILGCLFGMLIVMGLAFHCLRKCKQQDEPKSKKLEKMKRNLIEMKYGTELEQGTISHLSQKQILSTCETVQRMPYLPTASDTDQYKMQEISGTPKTTKGNYMEVRSEQPERSIRECSIPPSETGQGSVAEISTIAKEVDKVNQIINNCIDALKSDSTSFQAAKSGAVSTAEPQLVLISEHPPGKSGFLSPVYKGGYHHPLQRHHSMDAPQKRASTSSSGSLRSPRSFRSEGAYRSESKYIEKASPLDESGIITVTPAAAILRAEAERIRQYSEHRHSYPGPHHLEESIEVSGSRKSSILEPLTRSHPRELSYSQLSPQYHNLSGYSSPEYGCRPSLNLWERFKLHRKRHRDEEEYIAAGHALRRKVQFAKDEDLHDILDYWKGVSAQQKS; translated from the coding sequence ATGGCTGAAGCACAGATGTCCATTTTGCCTGGGTCCAGTGGACAAGGAGGAAGTATGGTGACCAGTGCCTTACTTTGCTGGGCTATGGCTCTTGTGTTCCTCTCATTGACGAGGGTGCCTGTTGTTCAAGGTGACTGCTGGCTGATTGAAGGAGAAAAGGGATTTGTGTGGTTGGCAATCTGCAGCCAGAACCAGCCACCATATGAAAATATTCCATCGCATATTAACAGCACAATTGTTGACCTGCGCCTCAACGAGAACAAAATTCGAAGTATCCACTTTTCTTccttaagtcgctttggaaatcTCACATACCTGAATATGACTAAGAATGACATCTCTTATATAGAAGATGGTGCTTTCTCTGCCCAATTCAATCTTCAAGTACTGCAGATTGGCTTTAACAAGCTAAGGAACTTGACCGAGGGGATGCTGAGAGGATTGGGACGCTTACAATACCTCTATCTTCAGGCTAACCTGATCGAGACCGTCTCAGCCAATGCCTTCTGGGAGTGTCCTGCGATAGAAAACATAGACCTCTCCATGAACAGGATTCAGCAACTGGATGGTGCTACATTTCGTGGTCTATCGAAGCTTACAACGTGTGAGCTCTATTTAAACCCATTCAGTTGCTCTTGTGAGCTGTTGGGATTCCTGCGCTGGCTTGCTGCGTTCCCAAATCGGACAAGTGAGCGGATGGTGTGTGACACACCTGCTGGCTTTTCAGGCTACAATCTCTTGAGTCAGAACCCCAGAATGCCAAGATTTCGAAATGCTTTCCATGCACTCTCCTCTGTTTGCGATGATGACAATGTGACGCCATATCTTCATGGATCTTCAGATGGAAGCACTCCCTCAATGTTGCCTGATTTGAGCCCTTGCGGACTGGATGATTGTTCCTCAGGAACATTTCCAGTGGAGCCCATAAGCATCAGCCCCACCTTTCTGGATCCAGATGCACGTCCtgtaataaaactaaaagaaGTTACCCACACAAGTGCAATAATCACCATCCAGATTCCAAATCCATTTCGCAAAATGTACATCCTTGTCTTGTATAATAACAGCTTCTTCACTGATATCCAAAACCTGAAAAGCCAGAGAGAAGACATTGAGTTACAGAACCTTAAATCTCACACTAACTACACATACTGTGTGGCATCCATTCGTAATTCACTGAGATTCAACCACACCTGCTTGACCATCTCTACAGGACCAAGGACATTGCAAAAACATGTGCCAAATGATTCAACTACCACTCATTACATTATGACCATCCTCGGTTGTCTCTTTGGGATGCTGATTGTTATGGGTTTAGCGTTCCATTGCTTGAGAAAGTGCAAACAACAAGATGAGCCAAAGAGCAAAAAGCTGGAGAAGATGAAAAGAAACTTGATCGAGATGAAATATGGAACTGAGTTGGAACAAGGCACTATATCACATCTGTCACAGAAACAAATTCTGTCCACTTGTGAAACAGTACAAAGGATGCCATACTTGCCAACTGCCAGTGACACAGATCAGTATAAGATGCAAGAGATCTCTGGGACACCAAAGACTACAAAAGGGAATTACATGGAAGTGAGATCAGAGCAGCCAGAGCGCAGCATTAGGGAATGCAGCATTCCTCCATCAGAAACCGGCCAGGGATCTGTTGCAGAGATATCCACTATTGCAAAAGAAGTGGACAAAGTAAACCAGATCATCAACAACTGCATCGATGCACTCAAATCCGATTCAACATCATTCCAGGCTGCAAAATCCGGCGCTGTATCCACAGCAGAGCCACAGTTGGTCCTTATATCAGAACATCCACCAGGCAAGTCCGGTTTTCTGTCTCCAGTGTACAAAGGAGGGTACCATCATCCTCTAcaaaggcatcacagtatggatGCCCCACAAAAGCGTGCGAGCACATCCTCGAGTGGTTCACTGCGCAGTCCACGCTCTTTCCGTTCTGAAGGAGCTTACAGATCAGAGTCCAAATATATTGAGAAGGCATCTCCGCTCGATGAGTCGGGAATCATAACAGTCACTCCAGCCGCTGCAATCCTGAGGGCAGAGGCGGAGCGGATTCGACAATACAGTGAACACAGGCACTCCTACCCTGGTCCCCACCACCTAGAGGAGTCGATAGAGGTGTCAGGGAGCCGGAAGTCATCCATTCTGGAGCCGTTGACACGCTCCCATCCACGGGAGCTGTCCTATTCACAGCTCTCACCACAGTACCACAACCTGAGTGGCTATTCTAGTCCTGAGTACGGCTGTAGGCCTTCTCTTAACCTTTGGGAACGTTTTAAACTCCACCGCAAACGTCACAGGGATGAGGAAGAGTACATTGCAGCAGGTCATGCATTAAGGAGGAAAGTACAGTTCGCCAAAGATGAGGACCTACATGACATTTTGGACTACTGGAAAGGAGTCTCTGCTCAGCAGAAATCATGA